The genomic window GCTTTTCTTATTGCTATCATAGAAAAATCCTAAAGTTTGATTTAAATCTATGCCTTCCGAAATTCAAGACAGGCGCGTATCGTCAATGCATATTCCCAATAAACGCTAGTTCACAGACACGAGGCCAGCGTCAATACAGCAAATTAGGAGTCATACTTGAGCATGCTTTTGAGTATCCCTGTGCCCAGACTTTGAAGTCAAGGAGGCTGTCTCTTTTAAGAATAAGCCGAGGTGGCCAATAGCTAGAAATCCGTGCAGTACACCGATAAAAATTTAGTTAATTGAGAATTAACAGGTTTAAGCAAGCTATCTATCGAGCATGATCGAATTTTATTCGACCATAAAATTGTTACAAAATATTGCGATTCCTCATATTTCCACATAATTGTTAAGCAAATCAGCCGAGTACGGTCGCGTTCGAAGCAAACTTTTATAGGCTGCGAAGGTATTTCAAACCTGCGATTGCTCGACTGCCATACCACGAGAGCATCTCCCCATCCAGCAGGCGAACTGGTTTTGAGAGCTGCTGCTGCAAGTCAGCCACGTGCTTCTCAGAAAAGCGATATGGTTCACTAGAAAGCACAACACCATCGATTTGCGATAGTACGTCGGCGTTCCATTCAAATACCGGATATCGATTTTGCGAACTCGGCGAACGCCAGGTTTCCCAACCAATTAAACTGAGCATATTCGAAATATACGTGTCAGAGGCAATACTCATCCAGGGGTCTTTCCAGATGCAATACAGCAGCCTTTGCCTAGACTTAATCGGTCCAAGTTCAGCGTAAGCCAGCTCAAACTCAGTACACAATTTTTCAGCCTGCAACTGCACCTGAAAAATCC from Undibacterium parvum includes these protein-coding regions:
- a CDS encoding helical backbone metal receptor; this translates as MEFIDAIGQRHHAISLESGTPRILSLVPSITELLCDLGLAQYMVGRTGFCIHPKNLVKQIPKVGGTKDVDVEKIRQLAPTHLLVNIDENQKPVVDLLSTFIPSVIVTHPLTVRDNLALYRLLGGIFQVQLQAEKLCTEFELAYAELGPIKSRQRLLYCIWKDPWMSIASDTYISNMLSLIGWETWRSPSSQNRYPVFEWNADVLSQIDGVVLSSEPYRFSEKHVADLQQQLSKPVRLLDGEMLSWYGSRAIAGLKYLRSL